One Phaseolus vulgaris cultivar G19833 chromosome 2, P. vulgaris v2.0, whole genome shotgun sequence DNA window includes the following coding sequences:
- the LOC137809978 gene encoding tobamovirus multiplication protein 2A-like translates to MACRGCWECLLKLLNFILNLTGLAIVGYGIYLLVEFSKASDDDTPDISPVSDDSALIQLGRPILMAVSLSNSFFDNLPRAWFIYLFIGIGVVLFLISCFGCIGAATRNGCCLSCYSTLVVLLILIELGCAGFIFFDKNWKEEIPTDKTGDFDAIYEFLSENWNIVKWVALGIVIFEALLFLLALIVRAANRPAEYDSDEEFINPRQQVRQPLLNRPAAGPSAGLPASGTTDQRSSRNDAWSTRMREKYGLDTSEFTYNPSESSRFQQVNSQIAEEKSRCTIM, encoded by the exons ATGGCATGTAGGGGGTGCTGGGAGTGCCTTTTGAAGCTTTTGAACTTCATATTGAACCTCACTGGTCTGGCAATAGTGGGCTATGGAATCTATCTTCTTGTTGAATTCTCTAAAGCTTCAGATGATGACACTCCGGATATTTCTCCTGTCAGTGATGATTCTGCTCTGATTCAACTTGGCCGGCCCATACTCATGGCTGTGTCATTATCTAACAGCTTTTTTGATAACTTGCCTAGGGCTTG gtttatttacttatttattggTATTGGAGTAGTTCTCTTTCTTATTTCTTGTTTTGGTTGTATTGGAGCTGCAACACGGAATGGATGCTGCCTGAGCTGT TATTCAACTTTGGTGGTATTATTGATCTTGATAGAGCTGGGATGCGCAGGCTTTATATTCTTTGACAAAAACTGGAAAGAA GAAATTCCCACAGACAAAACTGGAGACTTTGATGCGATATATGAATTTCTGAGTGAGAATTGGAATATTGTGAAATGGGTTGCTCTTGGAATTGTTATCTTTGAG GCTCTTCTTTTCCTGTTAGCCCTTATTGTCAGGGCTGCAAATAGGCCAGCAGAATATGACAGTGACGAGGAGTTCATTAATCCAAGGCAGCAAGTTCGTCAGCCATTGCTCAATAGACCGGCAGCAGGCCCATCAGCAGGGCTACCTGCTTCTGGCACAACTGACCAACGTTCAAGCAGAAATGATGCTTGGAGTACAAGGATGAGGGAGAAG TATGGGCTTGATACTTCGGAATTTACATACAATCCATCTGAGTCGAGCAGGTTCCAGCAAGTAAACTCCCAGATAGCTGAAGAAAAGAGCCGCTGCACTATAATGTGA
- the LOC137809982 gene encoding peroxidase 20 produces MESMRLTLFLIGIFFNATTLSGVELLVHDYYKEKCPLAEDIVRHNVEVALLKDPRFAASLLRLHFHDCFVMGCDASVLLDSVEGMTSEKLAGPNVNSLRGFEVIDKIKYLLEEECPITVSCADILVMAARDAVQLRGGPRWEVLLGRKDSLESSFSGANLFIPAPNSSLEVLIENFKQQGLDIQDLVTLSGSHTIGRAKCLNFRQRIYEAKEEYHHGYDHYKRYTNFRRILQSICPIEGRDNKFAPLDLQTPKRFDNQYFINILGGNGLLGSDNVLITQDLDGQITEHVWAYASNEKLFFASFAKSMIKMGNINVLTGDEGEIRRNCRFVNA; encoded by the exons ATGGAGAGTATGAGGCTCACACTCTTCCTGATTGGTATTTTCTTCAATGCTACAACTCTAAGTGGCGTGGAACTTCTTGTTCATGACTACTACAAGGAGAAGTGTCCCTTAGCTGAAGACATCGTGAGACACAACGTGGAGGTGGCACTTTTGAAAGACCCTCGTTTCGCAGCCTCTCTACTTCGCTTACACTTCCACGATTGTTTTGTAATG GGATGTGATGCATCGGTGCTTCTGGACAGCGTGGAGGGCATGACAAGTGAAAAACTGGCTGGGCCAAATGTGAACTCTTTACGTGGGTTTGAGGTGATAGACAAGATCAAGTACCTGCTGGAAGAGGAATGTCCTATCACTGTTTCATGTGCAGACATCCTTGTCATGGCTGCACGTGATGCTGTTCAACTG AGAGGAGGACCAAGATGGGAGGTCTTGCTGGGGAGGAAGGATTCTCTGGAGTCAAGTTTCAGTGGAGCTAATCTTTTCATCCCTGCTCCAAATTCCTCTTTAGAGGTTCTCATAGAAAACTTTAAGCAACAAGGCCTTGACATACAAGACTTGGTAACTCTATCAG GTAGCCATACTATAGGAAGAGCAAAATGTCTAAACTTCAGGCAGAGGATATATGAAGCAAAAGAGGAATACCACCATGGATATGATCACTATAAGCGGTACACAAACTTCAGGAGAATTCTGCAGTCCATTTGCCCTATTGAGGGAAGGGACAACAAATTTGCACCCCTTGATTTGCAGACCCCCAAAAGGTTTGACaatcaatattttataaacattcTTGGAGGGAATGGCTTGCTAGGTTCTGATAATGTTCTTATCACCCAAGATTTGGATGGACAGATTACAGAGCATGTGTGGGCATATGCCTCAAACGAAAAACTTTTCTTTGCTTCATTTGCCAAATCAATGATTAAGATGGGAAATATCAATGTTCTTACTGGTGATGAAGGAGAAATTAGGAGGAATTGTAGATTTGTCAATGCCTAG
- the LOC137809979 gene encoding tobamovirus multiplication protein 2A-like isoform X2, which yields MACRGCWECLLKLLNFILSLTGLAIVGYGIYLFVEFSKASDGETLTTSPVSDDSALIQLGRPVLMTVSLSNSFLDNLPSAWFIFVFIGIGVVLFLISCFGCIGAATRNGCCLSCYSILVVLLILIELGCAAFIFFDKNWKEEIPTDKTGDFDAIYEFLSENWNIVRWVALGIVVFEALLFLLALIVRAVNKPADYDSDEEFINPRQQPLLNRPAAAPVTGLPVAGTIDQRPSRNDAWSARMREKVPASKLTVN from the exons ATGGCATGTAGGGGATGCTGGGAGTGCCTTTTGAAGCTTTTGAACTTCATATTGAGCCTCACTGGTCTGGCCATAGTGGGCTATGGAATCTATCTTTTTGTTGAATTCTCTAAAGCTTCAGATGGCGAAACTCTGACGACTTCTCCTGTCAGTGATGATTCTGCTTTGATTCAACTTGGCCGGCCAGTGCTTATGACTGTCTCCCTATCCAACAGTTTTTTGGATAACCTGCCCAGTGCTTG gtttatttttgtatttattggtATTGGAGTAGTTCTCTTTCTTATTTCTTGTTTTGGTTGTATTGGAGCTGCAACACGAAATGGATGCTGCCTGAGCTGT TATTCAATTCTGGTGGTATTACTGATCTTGATAGAGCTGGGATGTGCAGCCTTTATATTCTTCGACAAAAACTGGAAAGAA GAAATCCCAACAGACAAAACTGGAGATTTTGATGCGATATATGAATTTCTGAGTGAGAATTGGAATATTGTGAGATGGGTTGCTCTTGGAATTGTTGTCTTTGAG GCCCTACTTTTCTTGTTAGCCCTTATTGTTAGGGCTGTAAACAAGCCAGCAGAttatgatagtgatgaggagtTCATTAATCCAAGGCAGCAACCATTGCTCAACAGACCAGCTGCAGCCCCAGTAACAGGGTTACCGGTTGCTGGGACTATTGACCAGCGTCCAAGCAGAAATGATGCATGGAGTGCACGGATGAGGGAGAAG GTTCCAGCAAGTAAACTCACAGTCAACTGA
- the LOC137809981 gene encoding type I inositol polyphosphate 5-phosphatase 2-like, whose amino-acid sequence MKARRGKRSEAFWPSIVMKKWLNIKPKVNDFSEDEVDTETESEDDACSPRVSRMREDKPPLRTQGVPSKFSSQRSDASCKGQKARHRRGKSETLRAQYINTKEVRVTIGTWNVAGRHPYEDLEIDDWLCTEDPADIYILGFQEVVPLNAGNVLGAEDNTPIQKWEAIIRRSLNKSSEPDSKHKSYSAPPSPVLRTSSAADLLADTMDVDNPIPIDMMIEEFVGTVHNNEVKQQEVKSIIDIQNNLQLRRIYGIDIDWPERSLDAIPQIVDSNSKLRRVLSSSARIGFNRTESTLIYSVGMKRSHHSSGNLDLLWEEEQVIPEVVDSVSEFLSAEDGDTFIEMVNTEDDNELGAMKSCGSPMYVRIVSKQMVGIYVSVWVQRRLRRHVNNLKVSPVGIGLMGYMGNKGSVSISMSLFQSRLCFVCSHLTSGQKEGAEHRRNSDVHEILRRTCFSPAFDADQPQTIPSHDQIFWFGDLNYRINMLDANVRKLVALKKWNELMNYDQLSKELRIGHVFDGWKEGLINFPPTYKYEINSDRYVGQNPKEGEKRRSPAWCDRILWLGKGIKQLQYGRAEIKLSDHRPVSSAFLVEVEVFDHRKLKRALNFTSAAVHPGIFLDEDGEI is encoded by the exons ATGAAGGCAAGGAGAGGAAAACGCTCTGAG GCTTTCTGGCCTTCCATTGTGATGAAGAAATGGTTAAACATCAAGCCCAAGGTGAATGACTTTAGTGAAGATGAAGTGGACACTGAAACTGAGAGTGAAGATGATG CTTGCTCTCCTAGAGTCTCAAGAATGCGTGAAGATAAACCCCCCCTTAGAACACAAGGGGTTCCATCCAAATTCTCAAGTCAAAGATCAG ATGCATCTTGTAAGGGCCAGAAGGCAAGACACAGAAGAGGAAAATCTGAAACTCTGCGTGCTCAGTACATAAACACAAAGGAAGTGAG GGTAACAATTGGCACATGGAATGTTGCTGGAAGACATCCTTATGAGGATCTTGAAATTGATGACTGGCTTTGCACTGAAGACCCAGCTGATATTTACATTCTTGG TTTTCAGGAGGTAGTTCCACTGAATGCAGGAAATGTGCTAGGAGCAGAAGACAATACACCCATCCAAAAATGGGAGGCAATCATTAGGAGATCTCTAAACAAATCTTCTGAGCCTGACAGTAAACACAAAAGCTACAGTGCCCCTCCTTCTCCAGTGTTAAGAACTTCTTCTGCAGCTGATCTCCTAGCAGACACTATGGACGTTGATAATCCAATTCCAATAGATATGATGATTGAGGAATTTGTAGGAACGGTACACAATAACGAGGTGAAACAGCAGGAAGTGAAGAGCATAATTGATATACAGAATAACTTGCAGTTGAGGAGAATATATGGCATTGATATTGACTGGCCTGAACGCTCATTAGATGCAATCCCTCAAATTGTTGATTCCAATTCAAAGTTGCGGAGAGTACTGAGCAGTTCAGCTAGAATTGGCTTTAACAGGACTGAAAGTACTCTGATATATAGTGTTGGAATGAAACGCTCACACCACAGTTCTGGAAACTTGGACTTGTTGTGGGAAGAAGAGCAAGTGATACCTGAAGTAGTTGATTCTGTCTCTGAATTTTTATCAGCTGAGGATGGTGATACTTTCATTGAAATGGTGAACACCGAAGATGATAATGAACTGGGGGCGATGAAATCTTGTGGAAGTCCAATGTATGTTCGGATTGTGAGCAAGCAAATGGTAGGGATATATGTATCTGTTTGGGTTCAGAGGAGGTTGAGAAGGCACGTTAATAATTTGAAAGTTTCCCCGGTTGGAATTGGTCTTATGGGCTACATGGGAAACAAG GGGTCAGTTTCGATTAGTATGTCTCTCTTCCAGTCACGTCTGTGCTTTGTTTGTTCCCATTTGACTTCTGGTCAGAAGGAAGGGGCTGAACATAGGCGAAACTCTGATGTTCATGAAATTCTCAGACGCACTTGCTTCTCACCTGCCTTTGATGCAGATCAACCGCAAACAATCCCATCTCATGA CCAGATTTTCTGGTTCGGGGATTTGAATTATCGTATCAATATGTTGGATGCCAATGTTAGAAAATTGGTGGCTCTAAAGAAGTGGAATGAGTTGATGAATTATGACCAG CTAAGCAAAGAATTGCGTATTGGGCATGTGTTTGATGGATGGAAAGAGGGGTTGATAAACTTCCCACCCACTTACAAGTATGAAATTAACTCTGATAGATATGTGGGTCAGAACCCAAAAGAAGGGGAAAAAAGAAGATCTCCAGCATG GTGTGATCGTATATTGTGGCTAGGAAAAGGAATAAAACAACTACAATATGGACGTGCAGAAATTAAGCTCTCAGATCACAGACCAGTTAGTTCAGCCTTCTTGGTTGAAGTTGAAGTATTTGACCATCGCAAGCTAAAAAGAGCTCTAAATTTCACTAGTGCAGCAGTTCACCCAGGGATCTTCCTTGATGAAGATGGAGAAATATAA
- the LOC137809979 gene encoding tobamovirus multiplication protein 2A-like isoform X1, with protein MACRGCWECLLKLLNFILSLTGLAIVGYGIYLFVEFSKASDGETLTTSPVSDDSALIQLGRPVLMTVSLSNSFLDNLPSAWFIFVFIGIGVVLFLISCFGCIGAATRNGCCLSCYSILVVLLILIELGCAAFIFFDKNWKEEIPTDKTGDFDAIYEFLSENWNIVRWVALGIVVFEALLFLLALIVRAVNKPADYDSDEEFINPRQQPLLNRPAAAPVTGLPVAGTIDQRPSRNDAWSARMREKYGLDTSEFTYNPSESSRFQQVNSQSTEEKSRCTIM; from the exons ATGGCATGTAGGGGATGCTGGGAGTGCCTTTTGAAGCTTTTGAACTTCATATTGAGCCTCACTGGTCTGGCCATAGTGGGCTATGGAATCTATCTTTTTGTTGAATTCTCTAAAGCTTCAGATGGCGAAACTCTGACGACTTCTCCTGTCAGTGATGATTCTGCTTTGATTCAACTTGGCCGGCCAGTGCTTATGACTGTCTCCCTATCCAACAGTTTTTTGGATAACCTGCCCAGTGCTTG gtttatttttgtatttattggtATTGGAGTAGTTCTCTTTCTTATTTCTTGTTTTGGTTGTATTGGAGCTGCAACACGAAATGGATGCTGCCTGAGCTGT TATTCAATTCTGGTGGTATTACTGATCTTGATAGAGCTGGGATGTGCAGCCTTTATATTCTTCGACAAAAACTGGAAAGAA GAAATCCCAACAGACAAAACTGGAGATTTTGATGCGATATATGAATTTCTGAGTGAGAATTGGAATATTGTGAGATGGGTTGCTCTTGGAATTGTTGTCTTTGAG GCCCTACTTTTCTTGTTAGCCCTTATTGTTAGGGCTGTAAACAAGCCAGCAGAttatgatagtgatgaggagtTCATTAATCCAAGGCAGCAACCATTGCTCAACAGACCAGCTGCAGCCCCAGTAACAGGGTTACCGGTTGCTGGGACTATTGACCAGCGTCCAAGCAGAAATGATGCATGGAGTGCACGGATGAGGGAGAAG TATGGACTTGATACTTCGGAATTCACATACAACCCATCTGAGTCGAGCAGGTTCCAGCAAGTAAACTCACAGTCAACTGAAGAAAAGAGCCGTTGCACTATAATGTGA